The proteins below are encoded in one region of Vulpes lagopus strain Blue_001 chromosome 10, ASM1834538v1, whole genome shotgun sequence:
- the LOC121500526 gene encoding 60S ribosomal protein L37-like, protein MTKGMSSFGKRRNKTYTLCHRCGSKAYHLQKSTCGKCGYPAKWKRKYNWSVKAKRRNNTGTGRMRHLKIVYRRFRHGFREGTTPKSKRTAVAASSSS, encoded by the coding sequence ATGACAAAGGGGATGTCATCGTTCGGAAAGCGTCGCAATAAGACGTACACGTTGTGCCACCGCTGTGGCTCTAAGGCCTACCACCTTCAGAAGTCCACCTGCGGCAAGTGTGGCTACCCTGCCAAGTGGAAGAGAAAGTATAACTGGAGTGTCAAGGCTAAAAGACGGAATAACACTGGGACCGGTAGAATGAGGCACCTAAAAATTGTATACCGCAGATTCAGGCATGGATTCCGCGAAGGAACAACACCTAAGTCCAAGAGGACAGCTGTTGCAGCATCCAGTTCATCTTAA